Proteins encoded together in one Corynebacterium liangguodongii window:
- a CDS encoding metal ABC transporter solute-binding protein, Zn/Mn family, which translates to MLSTTPMRAASLAVAASASLFIASCSAGNAPSDNAAPQASGSPEAKTTTVVATTNVWADVAGAVLGEEVPAVISNPATDPHEFEPSAADLAKVTEAGLLVANGGAYDNAIYSAADPANVISAIPLVDGAHAHAGHDHAGHDHAGHDHASEEMPAGHEGESPEEHAAHAGHDHAGHDHADGENEHVWYDTKTVREVADKLAADAEKEGHDADTAEVTKRLDAIQSKLDALPGARVAQTHPIADAIIEATALNDVTPAEFRQATLNENEPASSSVAELITMIENGEVDLVINNPQTPDALTERILEAAKAKGVAVVDIAETPQGGADFFDYFDEIAASLAEALKA; encoded by the coding sequence ATGCTTTCGACCACACCTATGCGCGCGGCCTCCCTCGCCGTCGCCGCTTCAGCGTCCCTGTTCATCGCGTCCTGCTCCGCAGGCAACGCGCCGTCAGATAACGCGGCACCGCAAGCTAGCGGCTCCCCCGAAGCCAAGACCACCACCGTGGTAGCAACCACCAACGTGTGGGCTGACGTCGCCGGCGCCGTGCTCGGCGAGGAGGTCCCCGCCGTCATCTCCAACCCGGCAACCGACCCCCACGAGTTCGAGCCCTCCGCCGCGGACCTGGCCAAGGTGACCGAGGCGGGCCTGCTCGTCGCCAACGGCGGCGCGTACGACAACGCCATCTACAGCGCCGCCGACCCCGCCAACGTCATCAGCGCGATCCCGCTCGTCGACGGCGCCCACGCGCACGCCGGGCACGACCACGCAGGGCACGATCACGCCGGCCACGACCACGCGTCCGAGGAAATGCCGGCCGGCCACGAGGGCGAGAGCCCCGAGGAGCACGCGGCGCACGCCGGGCACGACCACGCCGGGCACGACCACGCCGACGGGGAAAACGAGCACGTCTGGTACGACACCAAGACCGTGCGCGAGGTCGCGGACAAGCTCGCCGCCGACGCCGAGAAGGAGGGCCACGACGCCGACACCGCCGAGGTGACCAAGCGGCTCGATGCGATCCAGTCCAAGCTCGACGCCCTGCCCGGCGCCCGCGTCGCGCAGACCCACCCGATCGCCGACGCGATCATCGAGGCCACCGCTCTCAACGACGTCACCCCGGCCGAGTTCCGCCAGGCCACCCTCAACGAAAACGAGCCCGCCAGCTCCTCGGTCGCCGAGCTGATCACCATGATCGAAAACGGCGAGGTTGATCTCGTGATCAACAACCCGCAGACCCCCGACGCGCTCACCGAACGCATCCTCGAGGCCGCTAAGGCCAAGGGCGTGGCCGTCGTCGACATCGCGGAGACCCCGCAGGGCGGCGCCGACTTCTTCGACTACTTCGACGAGATCGCCGCGTCCCTGGCCGAGGCGTTGAAGGCATAG
- a CDS encoding metal ABC transporter ATP-binding protein, whose amino-acid sequence MHDVIARLNNLSAEPLWSGVSLEITRGEFIAVLGPNGSGKSTLLTTMLGLRQPSGGSVDMPERVGFIPQQRMFPRYLPVRARDIVSLTLSHGLLAGRRARRGDVDKLLESVGAGHLADARVGILSGGQQQLVRQAQAFANDPELILADEPLLSLDASRQRETVERLASARAAVVMVTHSIDPVMEVVDKVLYLGPHGHVVGPAREVLRSDVLSELYGTHVDVLSVHGKTVIV is encoded by the coding sequence GTGCACGACGTCATCGCCCGCCTGAATAACCTTTCGGCCGAGCCGCTGTGGTCCGGGGTCTCCCTCGAGATCACCCGCGGCGAGTTCATCGCAGTGCTCGGCCCGAACGGATCCGGCAAGTCGACGCTTTTGACCACCATGCTCGGGCTGCGCCAGCCCAGCGGCGGGAGCGTGGACATGCCGGAGCGCGTGGGGTTTATCCCCCAGCAGCGGATGTTCCCGCGCTACTTGCCGGTGCGCGCCCGCGACATCGTCTCGCTCACGCTCTCCCACGGCCTGCTCGCGGGCAGGCGGGCGCGGCGTGGGGACGTCGATAAGCTGCTCGAATCCGTCGGCGCAGGCCACCTCGCGGATGCCCGAGTGGGCATCCTCTCCGGCGGCCAGCAACAGCTCGTGCGCCAGGCCCAGGCCTTCGCAAACGACCCAGAGCTCATTCTTGCCGACGAACCCTTGCTCTCCCTCGACGCCTCGCGCCAGCGCGAGACCGTCGAGCGCCTCGCCTCGGCTCGCGCCGCGGTGGTCATGGTGACCCACTCGATCGACCCCGTCATGGAGGTGGTGGACAAGGTGCTCTACCTCGGCCCCCACGGACACGTCGTCGGCCCCGCCCGCGAGGTGCTGCGCTCCGACGTGCTCAGCGAGCTCTACGGCACCCACGTCGACGTGCTCAGCGTCCACGGAAAGACGGTGATTGTATGA
- a CDS encoding metal ABC transporter permease translates to MTRVVSDFYADTVHLLTFDFVVTSLIACALLGLLSGVLAPLVVIRQMSFAVHATSELAMMGAAIALVAGVNLSFGAIAGSITAATLFVLLGLRGGNDSAIGAVMSFGMGVSVLCIYIYPGNSTKSMSLLTGQIAGVSNANVITLAVFTTAVIAAVALLWRPLLFASIDPVMAAARGVSVRFYAVAFAVLLGLAAAQAVQIVGALLVMALLITPGASAVAITDNPLAAVGYSTAFALTASVGGMLLSLAPGIPISVTVAFVSFGIYVACRAVEYARAGRLRAHIPA, encoded by the coding sequence ATGACCCGCGTGGTGAGCGACTTCTACGCCGATACCGTCCACCTCCTGACCTTCGACTTCGTCGTTACCTCCCTCATCGCCTGCGCCCTGCTGGGGCTGCTCTCCGGCGTCCTGGCCCCGCTCGTTGTCATCCGCCAGATGTCGTTCGCGGTGCACGCGACCTCGGAGCTGGCGATGATGGGCGCGGCGATCGCGCTCGTAGCCGGGGTCAATCTCTCCTTCGGCGCGATCGCCGGGTCGATCACCGCCGCGACGCTGTTCGTCCTGTTAGGGCTGCGCGGCGGGAACGACTCCGCAATCGGCGCCGTGATGAGCTTCGGCATGGGCGTCTCCGTGCTGTGCATCTACATCTACCCGGGTAACTCGACGAAATCGATGTCGCTGCTCACCGGCCAGATCGCCGGTGTGAGCAACGCCAACGTCATCACCCTGGCGGTATTTACCACCGCCGTCATCGCCGCGGTGGCGCTGCTTTGGCGCCCGCTGCTCTTCGCCTCGATCGACCCGGTGATGGCCGCCGCTCGCGGCGTCTCCGTGCGCTTCTACGCAGTCGCCTTCGCCGTGCTGCTCGGTCTCGCCGCCGCGCAGGCCGTGCAGATCGTCGGCGCGCTGCTCGTCATGGCGCTGCTGATTACTCCGGGCGCCTCCGCGGTGGCGATTACGGATAACCCGCTGGCCGCCGTCGGCTACTCCACCGCCTTCGCCCTGACGGCGTCGGTGGGCGGGATGCTGCTCTCGCTCGCGCCCGGCATCCCGATCAGCGTGACGGTCGCGTTTGTCTCCTTCGGCATCTACGTCGCCTGCCGCGCGGTCGAATACGCCCGGGCGGGCCGGTTGCGCGCGCACATCCCCGCCTAG
- a CDS encoding alpha/beta hydrolase family esterase, which produces MPIRHIEHQGRVRRVIEVPGAGPTDTLVMFLHGSRQSGAVARNFTAHTFDALAAPGTTVIYPDGVGHHFNDLRTGFHESARTEGIDDVGFLRTLIESYQPRRVIGCGFSNGGQMLLRMLFDAPSTLDGVAMFGSLMPTDDNLAVSTANYAPTPLLIVHGTADPIVPYGGGEAGLGAANRGTVRSAAATARYFARLNGSTSHSLAHPAPGVEVETFGGDHPVELVSIEGMGHLVPSPKRLDPRIGPGTDAVVGAELMRDFFGL; this is translated from the coding sequence ATGCCGATCCGCCACATCGAGCACCAGGGCCGCGTCCGCCGCGTCATCGAGGTCCCAGGCGCCGGTCCTACCGACACGCTCGTGATGTTCTTGCACGGCTCCCGCCAATCCGGGGCGGTGGCCCGCAACTTCACCGCGCACACCTTCGACGCCCTGGCCGCACCCGGCACGACGGTGATCTACCCCGACGGGGTCGGCCACCACTTCAACGACCTGCGGACGGGCTTCCACGAATCCGCCCGCACCGAGGGCATAGACGACGTGGGGTTTTTGCGCACCCTCATCGAGTCCTACCAGCCGCGCCGCGTCATCGGCTGCGGCTTCTCCAACGGCGGGCAGATGCTGCTGCGCATGCTTTTCGACGCCCCCAGCACCCTCGACGGGGTAGCCATGTTCGGCTCCCTCATGCCCACCGACGACAACCTTGCCGTCTCCACCGCGAACTACGCCCCCACCCCGCTGCTCATCGTCCACGGCACCGCCGACCCGATCGTGCCGTACGGCGGTGGTGAGGCGGGGCTTGGCGCGGCCAACCGGGGCACGGTGCGCTCCGCGGCGGCCACGGCGCGCTACTTCGCTCGCCTCAACGGCTCGACATCCCACTCCCTCGCCCACCCGGCGCCCGGCGTGGAGGTGGAGACCTTCGGCGGCGATCACCCCGTCGAGCTGGTCTCAATCGAGGGAATGGGCCACCTCGTGCCGTCGCCGAAGCGGCTGGATCCGCGGATCGGGCCGGGCACCGACGCCGTCGTCGGCGCGGAGCTTATGCGCGACTTCTTCGGCCTCTAG
- the rlmB gene encoding 23S rRNA (guanosine(2251)-2'-O)-methyltransferase RlmB yields the protein MAKPYQRPDVMKTKKKGATKGSGGQRRRGLEGKKSTPKAEDRVYHAAHKRKLERQRRDSGRHEREKADLVVGRNPVVECLHAKVPAEALYVALGTAHDDRLSEAVTLANSKGLPIHEVPRHDLDTMTGNGMHQGIGLKIQPYKYADVFDLIAGVKDRGETGMFVVLDNITDPRNLGAVIRSTAAFGGHGVIIPERRSAQVTGVAWRTSAGTAARLPVAKATNLTRTIKEFNDNGYVVVGLDAGGEHTLDTFDGGADPVVIVVGSEGKGISRLVRENCDVIMSIPTAGWVESLNASVAAGVVLSEFARQRRAAAGRADTAGS from the coding sequence ATGGCTAAACCCTACCAGCGACCCGATGTGATGAAGACCAAGAAGAAGGGCGCGACGAAGGGCTCGGGCGGGCAGCGCCGGCGCGGTCTCGAGGGCAAAAAATCGACGCCGAAGGCGGAGGACCGCGTCTACCACGCCGCGCACAAGCGCAAGCTCGAGCGCCAGCGCCGCGACTCCGGCCGCCACGAGCGGGAGAAGGCCGACCTCGTGGTGGGCCGCAACCCCGTCGTCGAGTGCCTGCACGCCAAGGTGCCGGCCGAGGCTCTCTACGTCGCGCTGGGAACCGCCCACGACGATAGGCTCTCCGAGGCCGTGACCCTGGCCAACTCCAAGGGCCTGCCCATCCACGAGGTGCCGCGCCACGACCTCGATACGATGACCGGCAACGGCATGCACCAGGGCATCGGGTTGAAGATCCAGCCGTATAAATACGCGGACGTCTTCGACCTCATCGCCGGGGTGAAAGACCGCGGGGAGACCGGCATGTTCGTCGTGCTCGACAACATCACCGATCCGCGCAACCTCGGCGCGGTGATCCGCTCCACCGCCGCGTTCGGCGGTCACGGCGTGATCATCCCGGAGCGCCGCTCCGCCCAGGTGACGGGCGTGGCGTGGCGCACCTCGGCGGGTACCGCGGCGCGGCTTCCCGTGGCCAAGGCCACCAACCTCACCCGCACGATCAAGGAGTTCAACGACAACGGCTACGTCGTCGTCGGGCTCGATGCGGGCGGCGAGCACACGCTCGATACCTTCGACGGCGGGGCCGATCCCGTGGTCATCGTCGTCGGCTCCGAGGGCAAGGGCATCTCGCGGCTCGTGCGGGAGAACTGCGATGTCATCATGTCCATCCCGACCGCTGGCTGGGTCGAATCCTTAAACGCATCGGTCGCGGCCGGGGTGGTGCTCAGCGAGTTCGCTCGCCAGCGCCGCGCGGCCGCCGGGCGGGCGGACACCGCCGGTAGCTAG
- the cysS gene encoding cysteine--tRNA ligase: protein MTSGNLRIFDTAARRLRDFEPVRPGHVSIYLCGATPQAAPHIGHLRSGVAFDIVRRWFMAKGFDVAFVRNVTDIDDKILSKAEAHGRPWWEWVSTYEREFARAYDTLGVLPPSVEPRATGHVTQMVDYMSRLIAAGYAYAANGSVYFDVDAWVRAEGSDYGALSGNRVDQMEQGEPDGYGKRGAHDFALWKAAKPGEPSWPTPWGPGRPGWHLECSAMATWYLGSEFDIHGGGLDLQFPHHENEAAQSHAAGDGFARYWMHNHWVTMAGEKMSKSLGNVLSIDNMLTMVRPVELRYYLGSAHYRSVLEYSPEALTEAAAGYRRIEDFLARVGMPEATEWTQDFERALDDDFSVPRALAEIHRVVREGNKALAAKDDALARQRAGEVRAMAGVLGIDPGAWADGASTSGASAGDAAMAALGVLVDAELARRTQARAEKDWAVADEVRDRLAAAGIVVTDTADGPQWALQDEERDRDG, encoded by the coding sequence GTGACTTCCGGAAACCTACGCATCTTTGACACGGCCGCGCGCCGCTTGCGCGACTTCGAGCCGGTTCGCCCGGGCCACGTGTCGATCTACCTGTGCGGCGCGACCCCGCAGGCCGCGCCGCACATCGGCCACCTGCGCTCCGGGGTCGCCTTCGACATCGTGCGTCGCTGGTTTATGGCCAAGGGCTTCGACGTCGCCTTCGTGCGCAACGTCACGGATATTGACGACAAGATCCTGTCCAAGGCCGAGGCCCACGGCAGGCCCTGGTGGGAGTGGGTGTCCACCTATGAGCGCGAGTTCGCCCGCGCCTACGACACGCTCGGGGTGTTGCCTCCCTCGGTGGAGCCGCGCGCAACGGGGCACGTCACGCAGATGGTGGACTACATGAGCAGGCTCATCGCCGCCGGGTACGCCTACGCCGCCAACGGCTCCGTCTATTTCGACGTCGACGCCTGGGTGCGCGCGGAAGGCAGCGACTACGGCGCGCTCTCCGGCAACCGGGTCGACCAGATGGAGCAGGGGGAGCCAGATGGCTACGGCAAGCGGGGTGCGCACGATTTCGCGCTGTGGAAGGCAGCGAAGCCGGGAGAGCCGTCGTGGCCGACGCCGTGGGGGCCGGGCCGGCCCGGCTGGCACCTCGAGTGCTCGGCGATGGCGACCTGGTACCTCGGCTCCGAGTTCGACATCCACGGCGGCGGCCTTGACCTGCAGTTTCCGCACCACGAGAACGAGGCTGCGCAGTCGCACGCCGCCGGTGATGGGTTCGCGCGCTATTGGATGCACAACCACTGGGTGACCATGGCGGGCGAGAAGATGTCGAAGTCCTTGGGCAATGTGTTATCCATCGACAACATGCTCACCATGGTGCGCCCCGTCGAGCTGCGCTACTACCTCGGCTCGGCGCATTACCGCAGCGTGCTCGAGTATTCCCCGGAGGCGCTCACGGAGGCCGCCGCGGGGTACCGGCGCATCGAGGACTTTCTCGCCCGCGTGGGCATGCCCGAGGCGACCGAATGGACGCAGGATTTCGAGCGCGCGCTTGACGACGACTTCTCGGTGCCCCGCGCGCTCGCAGAGATCCACCGCGTCGTGCGCGAGGGCAACAAGGCCCTGGCCGCCAAGGACGACGCGCTCGCGCGCCAGCGCGCCGGGGAGGTCCGGGCGATGGCGGGGGTTCTCGGCATCGACCCCGGGGCGTGGGCCGATGGGGCGTCGACAAGCGGGGCGAGTGCCGGCGACGCCGCGATGGCCGCGCTCGGTGTGCTCGTTGACGCGGAACTAGCGCGGCGCACGCAGGCGCGCGCCGAGAAGGACTGGGCGGTGGCCGACGAGGTGCGCGACCGGCTCGCCGCCGCTGGAATTGTTGTGACCGATACCGCCGACGGCCCGCAGTGGGCATTACAAGACGAGGAGCGAGACCGCGATGGCTAA
- the ispF gene encoding 2-C-methyl-D-erythritol 2,4-cyclodiphosphate synthase: protein MTTMNNLRVGTAFDAHQIEAGKPCWIAGILHDGVDGCEGHSDGDVVAHAVVDAVLSAAGLGDLGSFVGVGRPAYDGVSGVALLRELRELIDAKGAVILNVSAQLIAQSPKMGPVRAAAEAALTEALGAPVSVSATTTDHMGFTGSGQGRAAIATALVDVGGV, encoded by the coding sequence ATGACCACGATGAATAACCTGCGCGTGGGCACGGCGTTCGATGCCCACCAGATCGAGGCGGGCAAGCCGTGCTGGATCGCCGGGATCCTCCACGACGGGGTCGATGGCTGCGAGGGGCATTCCGACGGCGACGTCGTCGCCCACGCCGTTGTTGACGCGGTGTTGTCTGCGGCCGGGCTGGGGGATTTGGGTTCTTTCGTCGGCGTGGGCAGGCCCGCCTACGACGGGGTGAGCGGGGTTGCGCTCCTGCGCGAGTTGCGCGAGCTTATCGACGCCAAAGGGGCCGTGATCCTCAACGTCTCTGCCCAGCTCATCGCCCAGAGCCCGAAGATGGGCCCGGTGCGCGCGGCCGCCGAGGCGGCGCTCACGGAGGCGCTGGGTGCCCCGGTGAGCGTGAGCGCGACGACGACGGACCACATGGGCTTTACGGGCTCCGGGCAGGGCCGCGCGGCGATTGCCACGGCGTTGGTGGATGTAGGGGGCGTCTAG
- the ispD gene encoding 2-C-methyl-D-erythritol 4-phosphate cytidylyltransferase, with the protein MGLESRRVVALVAAAGRGTRLGAAVPKAFVPLRGRALVERSVAALENSQIVDEIVVVVDPTMEPLARSVLRGHRVRFVPGGAERADSIWAGLQSIAADDAVVVVHDAARALTPPGMIARVVRAVLDGAAAVVPVVPVADTIKTVRGDTVTGTPDRACLRAVQTPQGFDLRTLRAANEAYFSGAPGFTATDDASLAEWFGVEVKTVQGDPMAFKITTPIDLRLALSVTEEAEPTIFEVPGEELRR; encoded by the coding sequence GTGGGTCTAGAGAGCCGGCGCGTCGTCGCGCTCGTCGCCGCCGCGGGGAGGGGTACCCGCTTAGGTGCCGCGGTGCCGAAGGCATTTGTGCCCCTGCGCGGGCGCGCGCTCGTGGAGCGCTCTGTGGCGGCGCTGGAGAACTCCCAGATCGTTGACGAGATCGTGGTGGTGGTAGACCCCACCATGGAGCCGCTCGCCCGCAGCGTGCTGCGCGGGCATCGTGTGCGCTTCGTCCCCGGCGGGGCCGAGCGGGCCGATTCCATCTGGGCGGGGTTGCAATCTATCGCGGCCGACGACGCGGTGGTGGTGGTCCACGATGCCGCCCGCGCGCTCACCCCGCCGGGGATGATCGCTCGGGTGGTGCGCGCCGTGCTCGACGGCGCCGCGGCCGTGGTGCCCGTCGTGCCGGTGGCCGATACCATCAAGACGGTGCGCGGCGATACCGTCACCGGCACGCCCGATCGGGCGTGCCTTCGCGCGGTGCAGACCCCGCAGGGCTTTGACCTGCGCACGCTTCGGGCGGCGAATGAGGCCTACTTCTCCGGCGCGCCCGGCTTCACGGCGACTGACGACGCGAGCCTGGCCGAGTGGTTTGGGGTGGAGGTGAAAACGGTGCAGGGCGACCCAATGGCGTTTAAGATCACCACCCCCATTGACCTGCGCTTGGCGTTGAGCGTGACAGAAGAGGCCGAGCCGACCATTTTCGAGGTGCCGGGGGAAGAGCTAAGGAGATGA
- a CDS encoding CarD family transcriptional regulator produces MEFKVGEVVVYPHHGAARIKDIEQREMGGETLDFLVLQILQSDLQVRVPVKNTELVGVRDVVGEDGLRKVFAVLRETDVEEAGNWSRRYKANQERLASGDINKVAEVVRDLWRRDQGKGLSAGEKRMLGKARQILVGELALAQPVDEAKANDMEAKLAEIIERQVAQGVAIAPSDAFDDDVDLDDLSFDDEHDE; encoded by the coding sequence ATGGAATTTAAGGTCGGAGAGGTTGTTGTCTACCCGCACCACGGCGCGGCTCGCATCAAAGACATCGAGCAGCGCGAGATGGGCGGGGAGACCCTCGACTTCCTCGTGCTCCAGATCCTCCAGTCCGACCTCCAGGTGCGGGTGCCGGTGAAAAACACCGAGCTCGTCGGCGTGCGCGACGTGGTGGGCGAAGATGGCCTGCGCAAGGTCTTCGCGGTGCTGCGCGAGACCGACGTGGAAGAGGCCGGCAACTGGTCCCGCCGCTACAAGGCGAACCAGGAGCGCCTCGCCTCGGGTGACATCAACAAGGTCGCCGAGGTCGTGCGCGACCTGTGGCGCCGCGATCAGGGCAAGGGCCTCTCCGCCGGGGAGAAGCGCATGCTGGGCAAGGCGCGCCAGATTTTGGTTGGCGAGCTCGCGCTGGCGCAGCCGGTCGACGAGGCGAAGGCCAATGACATGGAGGCCAAGCTCGCCGAGATCATCGAGCGCCAGGTGGCCCAGGGCGTGGCCATCGCGCCGAGCGATGCGTTCGATGACGACGTTGACCTCGACGACCTGAGCTTCGACGACGAGCATGACGAATAG